Proteins encoded by one window of Panicum virgatum strain AP13 chromosome 7N, P.virgatum_v5, whole genome shotgun sequence:
- the LOC120681255 gene encoding uncharacterized protein LOC120681255: protein MGIGLDKLRPNKSPFHGVAPGKRVQPLGQIDLPVCFGTLANFRKEVLIFEVVGFKGAYHIILGSPYYAKFMAIPNYTYLKMKMSGPKGVITVGPSFDHAYECDVECIEHAEALAVDEALAANMEKMANEAMDSTQWHAGSFKSAEGAKDVPLDPNTPDGKVLKISATLDDK, encoded by the coding sequence atggggatcggcttGGATAAGCTGCGCCCCAACAAGTCGCCGTTCcacggcgttgcgccggggaagcgagtccaacccctcggtcAGATCGATCTGCCCGTCTGCTTTGGCACTTtggccaacttccgcaaggaggtactcatcttcgaggtggtggggttcaaGGGAGCGTACCACATCATTCTGGGGAGTCCGtactacgccaagttcatggcgattcCCAACTACACttacctcaagatgaagatgtcgggtccgaagggcgtcatcacagTCGGCCCCTCATTCGaccacgcctacgagtgcgacgtcgagtgcatcGAGCACGCCGAGGCGCTGGCTgtggacgaggccctcgccgcgaacatggagaagatggcgaacGAAGCCATGGACTCCACGCAATGGCACGCGGGCAGCTTCAAGTCTGCCGAGGGTGCCAAGGACGTACCCCTCGACCCAAACACCCCCGACGGCAAGGTGTTGAAGATCAGCGctaccctcgacgacaaatag
- the LOC120680491 gene encoding adenylyltransferase and sulfurtransferase MOCS3-like encodes MGAGDGRTEAIMREIASLRAQRDELDSRIRFFESQLRVGGAAPTTLPPSLSTKLDAMGVHAAAAGGGLSPDMVRRYSRHLLLPDFGVQGQRRLSRSSVLVVGAGGLGSAVALYLAACGVGSLGIADGENVELSDLHGQVIHVEAYVGQPKVKSAASACRAINSSIKLFDHHLKLKSKNALDVVRQYDIVVDATNSPASRYMLNDCCVLLRKPLISGSTIGLEGQLTVYNHNGSPCYRCLFPNSAVCQNGSDNGILCVVPGVIGCLQALEVIKVATRIGEPLCGRMIHFDALSSRFKTVKKIHQRSSTCAVCGDHPNLTEDTFTMFDYDSFVESSNPSKPPPSQNPLPQNARISCREYKRLLDKGRPHLLLDVRPVHHFQIASIANSVNIPLQELREKLPRLTDALSEVADVSHGRHRPVYFICQRGEDSQVAVHILRENGFPYASDVIGGLESWAREVDPGFPVYW; translated from the exons ATGGGCGCAGGCGACGGGAGGACGGAGGCGATCATGCGCGAGATCGCGAGCCTGCGCGCCCAGAGGGACGAGCTGGACAGCCGCATCCGCTTCTTCGAGTCCCAGCTCCGcgtcggcggcgctgcgccgacCACGCTCCCTCCCAGCCTCTCCACCAAGCTGGACGCCATGGGCGTgcatgcagccgccgccgggggcggcCTCAGCCCCGACATGGTCCGGCGCTACAgccgccacctccttctccccgACTTTGGCGTGCAAG GGCAACGGAGGCTCTCCCGGTCATCTGTTCTGGTGGTCGGAGCCGGAGGGCTGGGCTCGGCCGTAGCCCTGTATCTGGCTGCATGTGGCGTTG GTTCCTTAGGCATTGCTGATGGAGAAAACGTTGAACTCAGCGATCTCCATGGACAG GTTATACACGTAGAAGCATATGTTGGGCAGCCAAAAGTGAAATCAGCAGCGTCTGCTTGCCGGGC GATTAATTCCTCTATCAAGTTGTTCGACCATCATCTCAAACTGAAGTCCAAAAATGCTTTGGATGTTGTGAGACA ATATGACATAGTAGTTGATGCGACAAACAGCCCTGCTAGTCGGTACATGCTTAACGATTGCTGTGTCCTTCTCCGTAAG CCTCTCATATCTGGTTCAACAATAGGTCTAGAAGGGCAG TTAACGGTTTATAACCATAATGGAAGCCCCTGTTACCGGTGTCTTTTTCCAAACTCAGCAGTATGCCAGAATGGTTCAGATAATGGAATTCTTTGTGTTG TTCCAGGAGTGATTGGCTGTCTACAAGCTCTTGAAGTTATAAAGGTCGCAACTCGTATCGGTGAACCTCTTTGTGGAAGAATGATACATTTTGATGCATTGTCCTCCCGTTTTAAGACT GTTAAAAAGATCCATCAAAGGTCATCAACTTGCGCGGTTTGTGGAGATCATCCTAATTTGACTGAAGATACTTTTACGATGTTTGACTATGACAGCTTCGTAGAGTCTTCAAATCCCAGTAAG CCGCCGCCAAGCCAGAACCCGCTCCCACAGAACGCCCGGATCAGCTGCAGAGAATACAAGCGGCTGCTCGACAAAGGCCGGCCTCACCTGCTGCTGGACGTGCGGCCGGTGCACCACTTCCAGATCGCCTCCATAGCCAACTCCGTGAACATCCCGCTGCAGGAGCTGAGGGAGAAGCTTCCCCGGCTCACGGACGCCCTGAGCGAAGTGGCGGACGTGTCGCACGGCAGGCACCGCCCCGTGTACTTCATCTGCCAGCGCGGCGAGGACTCCCAGGTGGCCGTCCACATCCTCCGGGAGAACGGGTTTCCTTATGCCAGCGATGTGATTGGCGGCCTTGAGTCGTGGGCGCGAGAAGTCGATCCCGGGTTTCCTGTCTACTGGTGA
- the LOC120681779 gene encoding probable isoaspartyl peptidase/L-asparaginase 3 isoform X1, whose product MDSSMGRSSVSLLVGLLVLRFNRCLAVDGGGGAFPLVVSTWPFREAVRAAWDVVSAGDGGGSAVDAVVAGCSACEVLRCDGTVGPGGSPDENGETTLDALIMNGATMEIGAVAAMRYVKDGIKAAKLVMEHSLHTLLVGEKATDFAISMGLPGPINLSSPESLEKWANWRQNHCQPNFWKNVAPAGSCGPYRPINLARASDSVKHEVEQNQGGVCQEWFQSDSLLEPINSHLKFIDHHNHDTISMAVIDKMGHIAVGTSTNGATFKIPGRVGDGPIPGSSSYGDDEVGACGASGDGDIMMRFLPCYQVVESMRRGMEPRDAAMDAISRIASKFPNFVGAVFAVNKKGVHAGACRGWTFQYSVRNSSMHDVEVITVYP is encoded by the exons ATGGATTCATCCATGGGGCGGAGCTCCGTGAGTCTTCTGGTTGGGCTCCTGGTGCTGCGGTTCAACAGGTGCTTG GCGGtggacggcggaggcggggcgtTTCCGCTGGTGGTGAGCACCTGGCCGTTCCGGGAGGCGGTCAGGGCGGCGTGGGATGTGGTCTCGGCCGGTGACGGAGGGGGTTCGGCCGTGGACGCTGTCGTCGCCGGCTGCTCCGCCTGCGAGGTGCTCCGCTGCGATGGGACAG TTGGTCCTGGTGGAAGTCCAGATGAGAATGGTGAAACTACGCTAGATGCTCTTATCATGAATGGG GCAACAATGGAAATTGGAGCTGTGGCTGCCATGAGATATGTTAAGGATGGAATTAAGGCAGCAAAGTTGGTAATGGAGCACAGCTTGCATACTCTGCTTGTTGGCGAGAAGGCAACAGACTTTGCAATTTCAATGGGCCTTCCAGGACCAATTAATCTAAGTTCTCCAGAGTCACTTGAGAAATGGGCAAACTGGAGACAGAATCACTGCCAACCCAACTTCTGGAAAAATGTTGCTCCTGCCGGTAGCTGTGGCCCATATCGTCCTATCAATTTAGCACGAGCTTCGGACTCTGTAAAGCATGAGGTAGAACAGAATCAAGGAGGTGTTTGCCAGGAGTGGTTCCAAAGTGATAGTTTACTGGAGCCAATAAACTCCCATTTGAAGTTTATTGATCACCACAACCATGACACTATCTCTATGGCGGTGATTGACAAG ATGGGTCATATAGCTGTTGGGACATCAACCAATGGTGCTACATTTAAAATTCCAGGAAG GGTCGGTGATGGACCAATACCAGGATCTTCTTCATATGGTGATGATGAGGTCGGAGCTTGTGGAGCATCTGGCGATGGTGATATTATGATGCGCTTCCTTCCATG TTATCAAGTGGTCGAGAGCATGAgacgaggaatggaacctcgggACGCCGCCATGGATGCTATATCAAGAATTGCCAGCAAATTCCCAAATTTCGTTGGTGCTGTATTTGCAGTCAACAAGAAAGGAGTGCATGCTGGGGCATGCCGTGGTTGGACATTCCAGTACTCGGTAAGGAATTCCAGCATGCATGACGTGGAGGTCATTACAGTATATCCTTAG
- the LOC120681779 gene encoding probable isoaspartyl peptidase/L-asparaginase 3 isoform X2 — MEIGAVAAMRYVKDGIKAAKLVMEHSLHTLLVGEKATDFAISMGLPGPINLSSPESLEKWANWRQNHCQPNFWKNVAPAGSCGPYRPINLARASDSVKHEVEQNQGGVCQEWFQSDSLLEPINSHLKFIDHHNHDTISMAVIDKMGHIAVGTSTNGATFKIPGRVGDGPIPGSSSYGDDEVGACGASGDGDIMMRFLPCYQVVESMRRGMEPRDAAMDAISRIASKFPNFVGAVFAVNKKGVHAGACRGWTFQYSVRNSSMHDVEVITVYP, encoded by the exons ATGGAAATTGGAGCTGTGGCTGCCATGAGATATGTTAAGGATGGAATTAAGGCAGCAAAGTTGGTAATGGAGCACAGCTTGCATACTCTGCTTGTTGGCGAGAAGGCAACAGACTTTGCAATTTCAATGGGCCTTCCAGGACCAATTAATCTAAGTTCTCCAGAGTCACTTGAGAAATGGGCAAACTGGAGACAGAATCACTGCCAACCCAACTTCTGGAAAAATGTTGCTCCTGCCGGTAGCTGTGGCCCATATCGTCCTATCAATTTAGCACGAGCTTCGGACTCTGTAAAGCATGAGGTAGAACAGAATCAAGGAGGTGTTTGCCAGGAGTGGTTCCAAAGTGATAGTTTACTGGAGCCAATAAACTCCCATTTGAAGTTTATTGATCACCACAACCATGACACTATCTCTATGGCGGTGATTGACAAG ATGGGTCATATAGCTGTTGGGACATCAACCAATGGTGCTACATTTAAAATTCCAGGAAG GGTCGGTGATGGACCAATACCAGGATCTTCTTCATATGGTGATGATGAGGTCGGAGCTTGTGGAGCATCTGGCGATGGTGATATTATGATGCGCTTCCTTCCATG TTATCAAGTGGTCGAGAGCATGAgacgaggaatggaacctcgggACGCCGCCATGGATGCTATATCAAGAATTGCCAGCAAATTCCCAAATTTCGTTGGTGCTGTATTTGCAGTCAACAAGAAAGGAGTGCATGCTGGGGCATGCCGTGGTTGGACATTCCAGTACTCGGTAAGGAATTCCAGCATGCATGACGTGGAGGTCATTACAGTATATCCTTAG
- the LOC120681780 gene encoding probable transcription factor MYB58: protein MARAPGGGRRRGGGGGGRKRDAAGGGEAVRKGPWMAEEDAVLLEHVRAHGPRDWSSIRSKGLLPRTGKSCRLRWVNKLRPNLKTGCKFSAEEERVVLELQAQFGNKWARIATYLPGRTDNDVKNFWSTRQKRLARLLRAPLPARCTSRNTGAAGKAPAAASSLESRPATVGPCLDRVPFGSSSSGVHPCSAATPFMDARNAALVPYDQSASGLLSFNGALPPFAPGIDSQECSSSNAAPLLQQSPFDEPPYPLLDYPGMPECWNMAPGGFVNAGTMDYLAYQELLPMIAQSAPMMFPFFGTECAQGGVKPEPPDAPDFFDDLPPDMFDSLDQVPPPLSPPATSSGF from the exons ATGGCTCGAGCGCCcggcggtggccgccggcggggcggcggcggcggcggcaggaagagggacgcggcgggcggcggggaggcggtgcGGAAGGGGCCCTGgatggcggaggaggacgcggtGCTGCTGGAGCACGTGCGCGCGCACGGGCCCCGCGACTGGAGCTCCATTCGATCCAAAGGCCTCCTGCCGCGCACCGGCAAGTCCTGCCGCCTCCGCTGGGTCAACAAGCTCCGGCCAAACCTCAAGAC TGGCTGCAAGTTCTCTGCCGAGGAGGAGCGGGTGGTGCTGGAGCTGCAGGCGCAGTTCGGGAACAAGTGGGCGAGGATCGCCACCTACTTGCCGGGGAGGACGGACAACGACGTGAAGAACTTCTGGAGCACCCGCCAGAAGCGGCTCGCCAGGCTGCTGCGCGCACCGCTCCCCGCCCGGTGCACCAGCAGgaacaccggcgccgccggcaaGGCGCCTGCAGCCGCCTCGTCTCTGGAGTCGCGACCGGCCACCGTG GGTCCCTGCCTGGACCGAGTTCCATTCGGGAGCAGCTCCTCCGGCGTCCACCCGTGCAGCGCAGCAACACCATTCATGGACGCCCGGAATGCTGCACTGGTCCCGTACGATCAGTCGGCCTCTGGACTTCTCAGCTTCAACGGAGCGCTGCCGCCGTTCGCGCCGGGCATCGATAGCCAGGAGTGCTCGTCGTCAAACGCAGCCCCGTTGCTTCAACAGTCGCCGTTCGATGAGCCTCCGTACCCTCTGCTCGACTACCCAGGGATGCCGGAGTGCTGGAACATGGCTCCCGGCGGGTTCGTCAATGCCGGCACTATGGACTATCTCGCCTACCAGGAGCTGCTTCCGATGATAGCGCAATCCGCTCCGATGATGTTCCCGTTCTTCGGCACGGAGTGCGCGCAAGGTGGCGTCAAGCCAGAGCCCCCGGACGCCCCTGACTTCTTCGACGACCTCCCGCCCGACATGTTCGACTCCCTTGATCAGGTGCCCCCGCCGTTGTCACCGCCTGCGACGAGCTCTGGATTTTGA
- the LOC120680492 gene encoding homeobox-leucine zipper protein HOX17-like → MMERAEDLGLSLSLSSSLAAPRTHVAAMLLRSPEKRFLEMPLLPAKRSEVTPEEGLRGGSDEEDGGCGLDGSRKKLRLSKDQSAVLEDSFREHPTLNPRQKAALAQQLGLRPRQVEVWFQNRRARTKLKQTEVDCEFLKRCCETLTQENRRLHKEVQELRALKLVSPHLYMHMSPPTTLTMCPSCERVSSSANSAAASSDRRSAGGAVISTAPAAEGAAVCHRPIAVRPQQS, encoded by the exons ATGATGGAGAGGGCCGAGGACTTAGGGCTCAGCCTCAGCCTCAGCTCGTCGCTTGCCGCCCCTCGCACTCATGTCGCCGCCATGCTGCTCCGATCTCCAG AGAAGAGGTTCCTGGAGATGCCGCTGCTCCCGGCAAAGCGGAGCGAGGTCACGCCGGAGGAGGGCCTGCGGGGCGgcagcgacgaggaggacggcggctgCGGCCTCGACGGCTCCAGGAAGAAGCTCCGGCTGTCCAAGGACCAATCGGCCGTGCTCGAGGACAGCTTCCGGGAGCACCCCACTCTCAACCCT CGGCAGAAGGCAGCCTTGGCGCAGCAGCTCGGCCTGCGGCCCCGGCAGGTGGAGGTGTGGTTCCAGAACAGGCGCGCCAG GACGAAGCTGAAGCAGACGGAGGTGGACTGCGAGTTCCTGAAGCGCTGCTGCGAGACGCTGACCCAGGAGAACCGGCGGTTGCACAAGGAGGTGCAGGAGCTCCGCGCGCTCAAGCTCGTCTCGCCGCACCTCTACATGCACATGTCCCCGCCCACCACCCTCACCATGTGCCCCTCCTGCGAGCGCGTCTCCTCCAGCGCcaactccgccgccgcgtcgtcagACCGCCGCTCTGCCGGCGGCGCCGTCATCAGCacggcccccgccgccgaggGCGCCGCCGTCTGCCACCGCCCGATCGCCGTCCGGCCGCAGCAGTCATGA